Genomic window (Polycladomyces subterraneus):
GAAGCTGTTTTTCAAGCACCTCTTTCCCCATCAGCACCGACTGCGCACGCTCGGTTGGTGGTTGACCCTCTACCAGCGTTCGGGATTGCGGTGGTTGGTGCAGCGAAGCGGGTTGATGCGTCTGTTCCCGGAGCACCTTCGGGAGATGGAGGCCGTGATGCCGCCTGCGTCTTCCATGGGGGTTCGCGAGCGGTTGGGAGAAATCCTCCGGCCCGAAGGGACACCGAGGGGGAGAGTCGGGCTGTTCCGCGGCTGCATCATGGATGTGCTCTTTACGGAAACCAACTGTAATACGGCTCGGTTGCTGGTCAAGGCGGGCTACGAAGTGGTCATCCCTGATGCGCAGCGGTGTTGCGGCGCGTTGCATGCCCATGCCGGGGAAGAGGATACGGCCAAACGATTGGCTCGCGAAAACATTGAGGCCTTTCGCGATGCGCAAGTGGATTGGATCGTCTCCAATGCAGGCGGCTGCGGGGCCATGCTGGTGGAATACGCCCATCATTTCAAAGGAGACGTGCGGATGGAGGAGGATGCCCGATGGTTCTCCGACCGGGTACGTGACATCAGCCAACTTATCGCGGATGTAATCGATGATCTCCCGTTGAAGCGATTGGAACGCCGGGTGACCTATCAGGATTCTTGCCACTTGCGAAACGGCATGCGCGTCAACCAACCGCGTAATATATTGCGTCAGATGCCAGGGGTGACGGTTGTGGAATTGTTCGAATCGGACCGCTGTTGCGGGTCGGCCGGTATTTACAACCTCACCCAGCCGGAGATGTCAAAACAAATCTTGGACGAAAAAATGACCCATGTCAAAAACACGGAGGCTGATATCCTCGTCACCTCCAATCCAGGATGCCTCCTGCAAATGAAATGGGGAATCCGCAGGGCGGGTCTGGAACACCGCATGCGCGCTGTCCATTTGGTGGATTTGCTCATGGAGGCGGTGGAATGAAATGAGAAATATACAGCGCGTGCGGGAAACCCAGTGTCTTTCTGCTTTGGAAACTTCCGCTGTTCAAAACCACCCTTTGCCCATCTGCACCATGGCCACCGTCACCAAACCAGCTACGATCAGCGACAGACTGGAGACGGTGCCCACTTGCTCATCCAGCTCAAACGCCTTGGATGTACCGATGCCGTGCGCGGCTGTACCGATCATCACCCCTTTGGCGATCGGGTTTCGGATGCGCAGCAAGCGGATGAGAAATGGGGCACTGACATAGCCGATGACGCCTGTGGCGATGACGAAGGCCGCAGTGAGAGAGGGTACGCCTCCCTCGATTTTGGCTGTTTCCATTGCGATGGGGGTGGTGACGGACCGGGGGATCAGGCTCAAGGTGATCAGCCGGTTGATCCCAACGACGGCGGACAGGATCAGGGTGGAAATGATGGCGACGAACGATCCAACCCCCACACTGGTGACGATCACCCTTCCATGCTTTTTTAATATGGGGAGATATCTGTACATGGGAACGGCAAAGGCGACGGTGGCCGGTTGCAACAGGTCGGTCAGCCATTTCGCCCCCTGATGATATTGTGCGTAGGGGATTCCCCACCCTTTCAGCCATACGATCAGGATGATCGGTGTCACCACCACCGGTGACAGCCAGATGATCGGCTTGCGGCGATACACCCATTTGCAAACGGCATAAAGGGCAATAGTGCCCAGCAGGCCAGCCGCCGTTGTCCATCCGATCACGATTCCGTCACCTCCCGGTTTTGCTGATTTAGCCGGTTTAGCCGGTCGGCCAGCAAGCCGGTGCAAGCCATTACGAAAACGGTGCCGACCGCAATCGTAAGCCAGACGGGCAAACCGTGGATGCTCATCACCTGCGGATATTGCACGATTCCGACGGCGGAAGGGATAAAGAAAAGAAGCAGTTCCGCCAACAGCCAACGGGCGCCCTCCTCAACCCATGAGATTTTGATCCACCCCAAACAAAGCCCCGCAAAAAGGAATCCCAATCCTGCTAAATTACCGGGGATCGGCAGCCCGGACAAATGGACGAATCCTTCCCCCATCAGAAAAAATGCATGAATCAATAATACTTGTGCCGCAATACGGAGTACTTTCACCTCTGTCAACCTCCTCGTCTCCAAACCAAAATGAAAAAGCCGACTCCCGAATCGGCGGCGGAATCGGCTCGTGGTTTCCGTGGCAGGCGAATGGACAAATCGGTATACTCTTATCGAGCGTGATAGGATATAGACAGCCATACAGTCATATAGGAACTTACGAAAGAAACAACTGATCATCTGATGTATGGACTGGATATGATACTCAGATCGCTTCAGACTTCCGGAAGACGGACGCTTTTTTGTTCCATACCGGCATGGTATACGCTACCAATTCATCGGCGAAAATCAGACCGAAACGGTCTGTGACGTATACCCGACGATTTTCGTAACGGTAGGTGTCTTTCACGGACAGTTTGATGTTTTTACCGGCGGTTACAAGGGAGAGTTCATCTCCGGGTTGAAGCCAATCCATCGGTTGGCCGGTTTTGGCTCCTCCCATCACATATTTTCCGCGATAGCTTGCCATGGCGACTCCCCTCCTTTATGAAAAATTCGGTCTCATTTCGCTTGGGTGACAAAAACATTACGGTAATATTACACTCTCATTATAATAGATTTTCTTTCGTTGAAAAGGAAAATGATTTGTACAATTTTTGAACAATTCCATTGGGTGATGAGGGGTGCGGACCACTTGTGAATTCAGGTTTTGATGTGCTCATGTTTCTCGTTACCCAAGCAGGGTTCGCCTTTATGTTTAGTGGCGGATGCCCCTGCTTTTTCCGGGAAACCATCTTAGTGGACATAAATTTTCCTCGTTACTTCAAACTCTCCTCTTATTGAGGTTTTTTATATTCACGGGGAAGGATCGCAGGGGAAAACTTCTATGAGAAATCCGCCGAGAGTGTTGTTCCGCAGTAAAGCGTATAGCGCTGACACGGATGCCAACGTGAATAAAAGAAAATATACAGGAGATTCACAGCTGTTTCTACTTAGCGTACAGTTTACCCGGATCGATCCGGTTTCCCAAATAAAGTATTGTTATTTTTTTAAAGCAATTAAGTGCATTTCTGCGAAATCTTGTACGATGCTGGCTTCGGGATCGCGGTTGAACTCCGTTTCCAATCTCTCTACCCCTGCTTGATAGTCTTTTTCATCTATCAATGTCAATACGGAAATATCCCTATTGCGAGCATACTGTATGCATTCGGCCAGCCGCTTAGGAGTCATTCTATAACGGATGTCCAGTTCAACCTGAAAACCTCTGACAGATAATTCACGATAAATGAGGTCTTTTGGCCAAAATCTCTTCAAATCCTCAAAATACGCCGAAGGAAAGTATTGATACACCCACCATTGCCGCATTTCATGGATGGCGATGTTATGCATTTTGAACATGCCGTTTTTCTTCAATACACGAGTGACCTCATCCAGCACCCTCGACTTTTCGGTGAAATGATGAAAAGCATAATGGTTCACTATCACATCAAAGCTCTCCGGTTCGTATGGCATTTCTTCGGCCAATCCTTGAATCAGCCGGACGTTTGGTACCCTCCTTTCCGCTTGATCCAACATGGCTTGCGATGCATCTAACCCGTACCATTCAACCGACATCGATGCAAAGGCATGTAATTGTTTTTGCAGATATAACCCCGTACCACATGCCAAGTCCAGCACGCGAAATTCTCGATCAGAATGTTGGGCAAAATACCACTTCAAGACCTCATCTGGTTCAATTTGCCGACGGTATGGATTTTGATCATATCGGTCCGCAATCCGGGAATAATCTGTAACTTTCACTTGTATTCACCTCGCTTTTCGCTTCCCGAAAAAGACTTTGGCCAATTCTATTTGCTCCCGCTCCCGGCGCCCTTTTCGGGTCGTCTCCCATTTTCCATTCGTTCACCTTCTGACCCGTTTCTACTAAGACGCTTGAGAGGCCCCATCCTAAGATCAGCGGGAATCTAAACGGAAAATGCCCTCGCAACATCTCCTCCCCGCTCTCCAGTCCACCGGATTGACAGATGTAGCATGGATCTTGACCAGCACTTCATCATCAC
Coding sequences:
- a CDS encoding CidA/LrgA family protein; the protein is MKVLRIAAQVLLIHAFFLMGEGFVHLSGLPIPGNLAGLGFLFAGLCLGWIKISWVEEGARWLLAELLLFFIPSAVGIVQYPQVMSIHGLPVWLTIAVGTVFVMACTGLLADRLNRLNQQNREVTES
- a CDS encoding class I SAM-dependent methyltransferase gives rise to the protein MKVTDYSRIADRYDQNPYRRQIEPDEVLKWYFAQHSDREFRVLDLACGTGLYLQKQLHAFASMSVEWYGLDASQAMLDQAERRVPNVRLIQGLAEEMPYEPESFDVIVNHYAFHHFTEKSRVLDEVTRVLKKNGMFKMHNIAIHEMRQWWVYQYFPSAYFEDLKRFWPKDLIYRELSVRGFQVELDIRYRMTPKRLAECIQYARNRDISVLTLIDEKDYQAGVERLETEFNRDPEASIVQDFAEMHLIALKK
- a CDS encoding (Fe-S)-binding protein, producing the protein MKPVEEKPIDREEWARVGEYLRKTLDQDELTHCMRCGFCLPACPTYRETGLEQASPRGRLALMKAVADGMIEPDAAFADQMNLCLGCRACETACPAGVQYGRVLEQTRAGIALREPSSRIVRGLRKLFFKHLFPHQHRLRTLGWWLTLYQRSGLRWLVQRSGLMRLFPEHLREMEAVMPPASSMGVRERLGEILRPEGTPRGRVGLFRGCIMDVLFTETNCNTARLLVKAGYEVVIPDAQRCCGALHAHAGEEDTAKRLARENIEAFRDAQVDWIVSNAGGCGAMLVEYAHHFKGDVRMEEDARWFSDRVRDISQLIADVIDDLPLKRLERRVTYQDSCHLRNGMRVNQPRNILRQMPGVTVVELFESDRCCGSAGIYNLTQPEMSKQILDEKMTHVKNTEADILVTSNPGCLLQMKWGIRRAGLEHRMRAVHLVDLLMEAVE
- a CDS encoding LrgB family protein, which encodes MIGWTTAAGLLGTIALYAVCKWVYRRKPIIWLSPVVVTPIILIVWLKGWGIPYAQYHQGAKWLTDLLQPATVAFAVPMYRYLPILKKHGRVIVTSVGVGSFVAIISTLILSAVVGINRLITLSLIPRSVTTPIAMETAKIEGGVPSLTAAFVIATGVIGYVSAPFLIRLLRIRNPIAKGVMIGTAAHGIGTSKAFELDEQVGTVSSLSLIVAGLVTVAMVQMGKGWF